In a genomic window of Mycolicibacter heraklionensis:
- a CDS encoding short-chain fatty acyl-CoA regulator family protein, whose translation MAPTTTRTFAGARLRRLREERGLTQVALARALNLSTSYVNQLENDQRPITVPVLLALTDRFSLPAQYFSGDADARMVADLRDMFTATAGEHAASDSQIEELVARMPDIGNSLLTMHRQLRGATEELESYRSQISGDSAQAVARPMPFEEVRDFFYDRNNYIGELDNAAERLFVETGMRFGGLDIQLSTLMAERFDITVAIVDDLPTGTKRVFDPATRVLRIAHWLLAGQRAFQIATQLALLTQQELMSDIVAQDQSLSPESRDVAKIGLANYFAGAFLLPYRQFQRSATDLRYDIDLLGRRFEVGFETVCHRLSTLQQPGRRGVPFIFVRTDKAGNISKRQSATAFHFSRVGGSCPLWVVHDAFSQPGRIVTQVAQMPDGRKYFWIATTTPPEGRGYLGQHKTFAVGLGCDLAHADKLVYSTGVALNDDATVVPIGAGCKICEREACPQRAFPYLGRRVVVDENAGSGLPYSPVVSVPPGR comes from the coding sequence ATGGCACCCACCACCACCCGGACCTTCGCTGGGGCGCGGCTGCGACGCCTACGTGAGGAACGCGGCCTGACCCAGGTGGCACTGGCACGCGCGCTGAACCTCTCGACCAGCTATGTCAACCAGCTCGAGAACGACCAGCGGCCGATCACTGTCCCGGTGTTGCTGGCACTGACCGACCGGTTCAGCCTGCCCGCGCAGTACTTCTCCGGGGACGCCGACGCCCGAATGGTGGCCGATCTGCGCGACATGTTCACTGCGACCGCCGGTGAACACGCCGCCAGCGACAGTCAGATCGAGGAACTCGTCGCGCGCATGCCCGATATCGGCAACAGTCTGCTGACCATGCATCGCCAGCTGCGCGGTGCCACCGAGGAATTGGAGTCCTACCGGTCACAGATCTCCGGTGACTCGGCGCAGGCGGTGGCCCGGCCCATGCCGTTCGAGGAGGTCCGTGACTTCTTCTACGACCGCAACAACTACATCGGTGAGCTCGACAACGCTGCCGAGCGACTGTTCGTTGAGACCGGGATGCGCTTCGGCGGCTTGGACATTCAGCTGTCGACGCTGATGGCCGAACGATTCGACATCACCGTCGCGATCGTCGACGACCTACCCACCGGAACCAAACGGGTCTTCGACCCAGCGACCCGGGTGCTGCGCATCGCGCATTGGTTGCTGGCGGGCCAGCGAGCCTTCCAAATCGCCACCCAACTGGCACTACTGACCCAACAGGAGTTGATGTCGGACATCGTGGCGCAGGACCAGTCGTTGAGCCCGGAGTCCCGCGATGTCGCCAAGATCGGGTTGGCCAACTACTTCGCCGGTGCGTTCCTGTTGCCGTATCGGCAGTTTCAGCGTTCCGCAACCGACCTGCGCTACGACATCGACTTGTTGGGACGCCGCTTCGAGGTCGGTTTCGAGACCGTGTGCCATCGGCTCTCAACCCTGCAACAGCCGGGACGACGCGGGGTGCCATTCATCTTCGTGCGCACCGACAAAGCGGGGAACATCTCGAAGCGCCAGTCCGCCACTGCGTTTCACTTCAGCCGGGTCGGCGGCAGCTGTCCGCTGTGGGTGGTGCACGACGCGTTCAGCCAACCGGGGCGGATCGTCACCCAGGTGGCGCAGATGCCCGACGGCCGCAAGTACTTCTGGATCGCCACCACGACACCGCCCGAGGGGCGCGGCTATCTGGGGCAGCACAAGACTTTCGCCGTCGGTTTGGGATGCGACCTGGCGCACGCCGACAAGCTGGTGTACTCGACCGGTGTCGCCCTGAATGACGACGCCACCGTGGTACCGATCGGAGCGGGTTGCAAGATCTGCGAGCGCGAGGCATGCCCGCAGCGCGCGTTCCCCTATCTGGGCCGGCGGGTCGTCGTCGACGAGAACGCCGGCAGCGGGCTGCCCTACTCGCCGGTCGTGTCGGTTCCGCCCGGACGGTAG
- a CDS encoding DoxX family protein codes for MVTAADVALLLLRLVLGLTMAAHGFNKFFGGGRIPGTAGWFESIGMKYGKFQAVTAATAEIAAGLGLAVGLLTPIAAAGFVALMAVAVWTVHRSNGFFVLTNGWEYNLVLATGAVVVAMLGPGYLSADHQIFCHCWKNGWPGLWISLGLGLAGAIGQLALFYRPGGTDTTGE; via the coding sequence ATGGTCACTGCTGCTGATGTCGCATTGCTGCTCCTGCGTCTGGTTCTGGGTCTGACCATGGCGGCGCACGGGTTCAACAAGTTCTTCGGCGGAGGCCGAATCCCGGGCACGGCGGGGTGGTTCGAAAGCATCGGGATGAAGTACGGCAAGTTCCAGGCGGTGACGGCGGCAACCGCGGAGATCGCCGCCGGGCTGGGGCTGGCGGTGGGGCTGCTGACCCCGATCGCCGCCGCCGGATTCGTGGCCCTGATGGCGGTGGCGGTGTGGACCGTGCACCGCTCGAACGGCTTCTTCGTGCTGACCAACGGCTGGGAGTACAACCTGGTGCTGGCCACCGGCGCCGTCGTGGTGGCGATGCTCGGGCCGGGCTACCTCAGTGCGGACCACCAGATCTTCTGCCATTGCTGGAAGAACGGCTGGCCGGGCCTGTGGATCTCGCTCGGCCTCGGGCTGGCAGGCGCCATCGGCCAGCTGGCACTGTTCTACCGTCCGGGCGGAACCGACACGACCGGCGAGTAG